From Solidesulfovibrio fructosivorans JJ]:
CCGCCGGCGAGCGCGGCAGCCGCTACAGCCACGTGGTGGACATCCTGCGCAAGCTCACCGGAGCCGAAGCGGCGCTCGTCGTCAACAACAACGCCGCCGCCGTGCTCATCGCCCTGGAAACTCTGGCCAAGGGCCGCGAGGCCATCGTCTCGCGCGGCCAGCTCGTCGAGATCGGCGGCTCGTTTCGCATCCCCGAGGTCATGGCCAAATCCGGGGCCATCCTGCGCGAGGTCGGGGCCACCAACCGCACCCATCCCCGGGACTACGAAAACGCCATCTCCGAGGACACGGCGCTTCTGCTCAAGGTCCACGCCTCCAACTATCGCATCATCGGATTCACCAAGGAAGTCTCGCTGCCCGAGCTGGTGGCCATCGGCCGCGCCCATGACCTGCCCGTGATGGAGGACCTCGGCAGCGGCAACCTGACCGATTTCGCCGGCATCGGGCTGCCCGGCGAACCGACGGTGCAGCAGGCCGTGGCCTCGGGCGCGGACATCGTGACCTTTTCCGGGGACAAGGTCCTCGGCGGGCCGCAAGCCGGCATCCTCGTGGGCAAGGCCCAATATATCGAGGCGATCCGCAAAAACCCGCTCAACCGGGCCGTACGCATCGACAAAATGACGCTCGCCGCCCTCGAGGCCACACTGCGCCTGTACCTCGATCCGCAAACCGCCAGAAAGGAAATCCCGACCCTGGCCATGATTACGGCCTCGCCCGAAGCGCTGGCCAAAAAGGCCCGGCGGCTGGCAGCGATCCTCAAAAAATCCCTGGCCGGACGTTACGCCGTCAAAGCCCTGCCCGGCGCCTCGCGAGTCGGAGGCGGCGCCTTTCCGGAACACGACCTGCCGACCACCCAGGTCTCCTTGACGCCCCTTGCCGGCGCGCCCTCGCCGGACGCCCTGCGCGAACGGCTGCTCGTCACCGATCCGCCGCTTATCGGGCGCATCGAGGGCGACGCCTTTCTCCTGGACCCGCGCACCCTGGCCGACGATGAACTGAAGCTCGTGGCCCGGGTGCTGGACGAGGCCCTGGCCGGCTGAGCCCGCCCGCGCGGACCGGGGGCTTCCCACCGGGGACTTCGACGCTTACTATGTTGCCATTGTCATTTTTGAAGGAGCCTTAGCGTCATGACCGATTTGAGCGAAACGAAAAACAACGCCTCCTCCCACGCCATCGAGGCCAAAAGCTGCTGGGAAACCTACGCCTCCCCCGAACAGCGCGCCGCCATGCGGGAGCTGGCCGACCGCTACATCGCCTTTCTTTCCGCCTGCAAGACCGAACGCGAAACCGTCGCCTACGTGCGCAAGGCGCTCGCCGACGCGGGCTTTGTCGAATCTCCGGATGGGGAATTCGCCGCCGACGCGGTCTTTCGCGTCATGAAGGGCAAGACGGTGTTCATCGCCCGCAAGGGCAAAAAGCCCCTGCGCGAGGGCTTCCGGCTGATCGGGGCCCACTGCGACACGCCGCGCATCGACCTCAAGCAGCATCCGCTCTACGAAACCTGCGGCGTGGCCCAGCTCAAGACCCACTACTACGGCGGCATCCGCAAGCACCAATGGCTGGCGCGGCCGCTGGCCCTGCACGGCGTGGTGGCCAAAAAGGACGGCACGGTCATCCCGGTGACCATCGGCGAGGACGCCTCCGATCCGGTTTTCGCCATCCCGGACCTGCTGCCGCATCTGGCCTACAAGCAGGTGGAGCAGAAGCTTTCCGACGCCTTCGAGGCGGAAAAACTCAACATCCTGATCGGCCACACCCCGGAAGCCTCCCCCGAGGCCGAAACGGAAGGCGGCGAGAAAAAAGAGCCCAAGGACCCGATCAAGTCCAAGGTGCTTTCGCTGCTCTACGACAAGTACGGCATCGAGGAAGCCGACCTCTACAGCGCCGAGTTGCAGGCCGTTCCGGCCGGACCGGCCCGCCCCGTGGGCCTCGACAAGGCCCTTATCGGCGGCTACGGCCAGGACGACCGGGTGTGCGTGTTCACGGCGCTCTCCGCCCTGCTCGAGGACCCGACGCCGGAGCACACCCAGATCGTGCTGTTCTGGGACAAGGAGGAGATCGGCTCCGAAGGTTCGACAGGGGCCAAGTCGCGCTTTTTCGAGTACTGCCTGGAAGACCTGATCGACGCCTGGGACCCGGGCGCGCGCAAAAGCCGGGTGCTGGCCGCCGGCAAGGCCCTGTCCTCCGACGTGCATGCCGCCCTTGACCCGGACTATCAGGACCTGCACGAAAAGCTCAATTCCGCGACGCTTGGCTACGGGCCGGTCTTTTGCAAGTTCACCGGGCACCGGGGCAAGGTCGGGGCCAACGACGCCCATCCGGAGTACGTGGCCTGGCTGCGCAACCTCCTCGACGGCGCCGGCATTCCCTGGCAGATGGCCGAACTCGGCAAGGTGGACCTCGGCGGCGGCGGCACGGTGGCCAAGTTCCTGGCCGTCTACGGCATGGACATCATCGACTTCGGCCCGGCCGTGCTCAGCATGCACAGCCCCTTCGAGATCACGAGCGAAGCCGACGTCTACACCGCCGTGCTGGCTTACAAGGCTTTTCTTTCGAGCTAATCGCTCCCTCGTCCAGGGGGCTTTCCCTTAAATGGGGTGGTCCAGGAGGGGCCCGCGGCCCCTCCTGGCCGCCGGAGGCTCCTCTCCACAACCACCCCAACCAAGGAGCGCACCATCCATGCCAGTCATCATGGGGACGGCCGGGCACATCGACCACGGCAAGACGACGCTGATCAAGGCGCTCACTGGCATCGACTGCGACCGGCTGGCCGAGGAGAAAAAGCGCGGCATCACCATCGAGTTGGGCTTCGCCTTCATGGACCTGCCGGACGGGGCGCGGCTCGGCATCATCGACGTGCCGGGGCATGAGCGCTTCGTCAAAAACATGGTGGCCGGCGCGGCGGGCATCGATTTCGTGACGCTCGTCATCGCCGCCGACGAAGGCGTCATGCCCCAGACCCGCGAGCATCTGGACATCTGCACCCTGCTCGGCGTTTCGGCCGGGGTGGTGGCCCTGACCAAAGCGGACATGGTGGACGCGGACTGGCTGGAGATGGTCACGGACGACGTGCGCGCGGCGCTTGCCGGCTCGTTCCTGGCCGACGCCCCCATTTTTCCCGTCTCGTCCCACACCGGGGCCGGCCTGCCCGAGTTGCGCGGGGCCCTGGCCGAGCTGGCCGCCAATTTCGCGCCGAAGCGGCGTTCCGATCTGGCCCGGCTCCCCATCGACCGCGTTTTCACCCTCAAGGGCCACGGCACCGTGGTCACGGGCACGCTCATTGCCGGCACGTTCGCGGTCGGCGACGAGGTGCGGCTTTTCCCCTCGGACAAGCGCAGCAAAATCCGCAGCCTGCAATCCCACGGCGAACCCGTGGAAGTCTCGCCGGCCGGACGGCGCACGGCCGTCAACCTGGCCGGGCTCGAGGTGGAGGACGTGGAGCGCGGCGAGGTGCTGGCCCGGCCGGGCACGCTTTTCCCTGAGAACGCCTGGGAGGTGGAGCTTTCCTGCCTGGCCTCGGCCCCGCGCGGCATCAAGCACCGCACCGAAGTGCATTTCCACCACGGCACGCGGGAAGTCCTGGCCCGGGTGCATCTGCTCGACCGCGACAAGCTGGAGCCCGGCGAGACGGCCGTGTGCCAGATCCGCTTTCCCGAGCCCCTGGCCGGGGTCTACGGCGACCGGGTGGTCATCCGCTCGGGCGCGCCGCTTCGCACCATGGCCGGCGGACGCATCCTTTCGCCCCTTGCCCGCAAGGTCAAACGCTTCGACGCCGACGCGGCCGCCACCTTTGCCGCCCTGGCCACGGCCGAGGGACCGGAACTCGTCGCCCTGCGACTGGCCCGGGCCGGCACCGAGGGACTGGGCTTCGCCCGGCTGATGACGCTCACCAACCTCGAATCCAAGGCCCTGGACAAGGCGCTTTCCGGGCTGTGCGACAAGGGCGCGGCAGCGCTTGTCGACCGCGAAGGCAAGGAAGGACGCCATTTCGTCCACGGCGACGTCGTCGCCGCCCTGACGCGATCGCTTGCCGATTTCGTGGCCGCCTACCACAAGCGCGAACCGCTGAAACTCGGCATTTCGCGCAGTGAGCTGGCCTCCACCTGGGGCAAGGCGCTTGCTCCCAAGCTTTTCCATTTCGTGGTCGAGCGGCAGCTTCGTGCCGGCAAGCTCGCCACCGAGCAGGACGTGCTGCGCCTGCCCGACCACAAGGTCTCGCTCGCCTCGGACCAGGCCAAGCTGCGCGAAACGCTCCTGGCCGCCTACCGCGCCGGCGGCCTCACTCCGCCCAACGTCAAGGATATCCTGGAGCCCCTGGACCTCACCTTCAAAGAGGCCCAGCCCGTCTACAAGGTGCTCTTAGACGAAGGGCTCCTCGTCAAGGCCCAGGAGAACATGTATTTCTGCGCCGAGGCCATAACGGGGCTCATTGAGAAGGTGCGCGCCTACTACGCCGCCGGGGCCACGGACATGGGGCCGGCGGAATTTCGGCAACTGACGGGCCTGTCCCGCAAGTTCCTCATCGCCCTGCTCGAATACCTGGACAAGGAAAAGGTGACCGTGCGCGTCGGCGACAAGCGCCAGTTGCGCGGGAAATAAGGAAAAGGGAAAGAGGAGGGGGAGTGCCTCCGGCGGCTAGGGGGAAACTTTTTGAAAAAAGTTTCTCCCTGGACCCCCTTCAAAAACTTTCAAAGGGGATATGGGGGGTACCGGAGGCATCGCGGAAGAGGGGAAACGCTCTTGCCGCGCGGAGAAGGGAAATAACTCCGGAAAAGGCGCGGATGGCCAGGGTATCGCTGGGAAGGTTTTTGGGAAAAACGGCAAAACGGCGGGAAGCCGCAGCCGCCCGCCGTGAAAAATCTGGCTGACCAGAAGCCGGTGCTACCAGTCCTGGTCCTCGGGCTTGGCTTCCTGCTGCGCCTTGATGACCCGAAGGGCGATGAACACGGAAATAAAGCCGAACAGCACGATGAGACCGGAGAAATCGAATGTCACGGTGAACCTCCCCCGACGGATGTATTTCGTGAAAAAAATCTTTAACCCCAAAGAGAAGTGATGTCCAGATACCCATGCCGGCCGCGTCCGTTCCCGGCCCTTCTGGCCCTGCTCACGGCAATGGCCCTGTGCGCCGCCACGGCAATGGCCGGCGTCATCACCGTCAAGGACAACACCTACAGCCTCGACGGCGGCAGGCCCGTCACCGGGGCCTGGGAAGTGGCCGAAAAAATCGCCGTCGGCAAGGACGTGGCCATCGTGGTCATGGAGGACAAGGCCAACCCGACCACCATCCAGATCCTGCTCCAGCTCCTGGAGAGCCTCCACGTGCCCACGCTGCTCACCAAGCGGGCCGACTTCAAGCCGCTGGTCGACCGGGGCGTGCTCAAGCCGACCCGCACCCCGACGTATCCTTGACAGCCGCACCCGCCCCCGGTACTGCGCGGAAACGATCGGGTGCCCACATGGGCTCAATAGGGAATCCCGTTTAATTCGGGAGCGGTCCCGCCGCCGTATGTCCCCACAGTCGGCTTCCTCGCGCGCCACTGGGAAGAACTTCCCGGGAAGGCCGGAGCCGATGGGACGAGCCGGAAGACCTGCCCGGTCGATCACAGGCCAACCCGTCGGCAACGAGGGCTTTTGCCGGCCGGGCGTAAGGACCGGGACGTCGACCCGTAGCGCGGGGACTTCCCGCCGTCCTTTTTTATCAAGAGCCCTCCATGCCCGTGGAGGTTTTCCCCATGCTCCGTTTTTCGCGAGCGCTTTTCGCATTGTGGCTGTGCCTGGCCATGGCCGCTCCGGCCCTGGCCGGCCATGAGGCCAAGAAGCAACCCCAAAAGGCCATTGTCGTGGCCGCCTTCGGCACTTCCGTGCCCGAGGCCGCGCCGGCCATCCAGAAAATGGTCGAGCGCGTCAAGGCCGCCTATCCCGGCGTGCCGGTGTCCCTTTGCTACACCGCCTCCATGATCCGCCACAAGCTGGCCAAGCAAGGCAAGGCCGTGCCGCCCTCCCCGGCCGAAGCCCTGGCCGTGCTGCCCGACAAGGGCGTCACCGACGTGGCCCTTTTCTCCC
This genomic window contains:
- a CDS encoding aminopeptidase, which codes for MTDLSETKNNASSHAIEAKSCWETYASPEQRAAMRELADRYIAFLSACKTERETVAYVRKALADAGFVESPDGEFAADAVFRVMKGKTVFIARKGKKPLREGFRLIGAHCDTPRIDLKQHPLYETCGVAQLKTHYYGGIRKHQWLARPLALHGVVAKKDGTVIPVTIGEDASDPVFAIPDLLPHLAYKQVEQKLSDAFEAEKLNILIGHTPEASPEAETEGGEKKEPKDPIKSKVLSLLYDKYGIEEADLYSAELQAVPAGPARPVGLDKALIGGYGQDDRVCVFTALSALLEDPTPEHTQIVLFWDKEEIGSEGSTGAKSRFFEYCLEDLIDAWDPGARKSRVLAAGKALSSDVHAALDPDYQDLHEKLNSATLGYGPVFCKFTGHRGKVGANDAHPEYVAWLRNLLDGAGIPWQMAELGKVDLGGGGTVAKFLAVYGMDIIDFGPAVLSMHSPFEITSEADVYTAVLAYKAFLSS
- the selA gene encoding L-seryl-tRNA(Sec) selenium transferase — encoded protein: MQNLFRLLPAVDAVLADLADIPDLADAPRPLVHDAVTDFLDGLRADIKAGRITDPTQLAPEALTAQCARFAVAACRPHFRRVVNATGVVVHTNLGRSLLADAAIDAAAAACRRYSNLEFDLAAGERGSRYSHVVDILRKLTGAEAALVVNNNAAAVLIALETLAKGREAIVSRGQLVEIGGSFRIPEVMAKSGAILREVGATNRTHPRDYENAISEDTALLLKVHASNYRIIGFTKEVSLPELVAIGRAHDLPVMEDLGSGNLTDFAGIGLPGEPTVQQAVASGADIVTFSGDKVLGGPQAGILVGKAQYIEAIRKNPLNRAVRIDKMTLAALEATLRLYLDPQTARKEIPTLAMITASPEALAKKARRLAAILKKSLAGRYAVKALPGASRVGGGAFPEHDLPTTQVSLTPLAGAPSPDALRERLLVTDPPLIGRIEGDAFLLDPRTLADDELKLVARVLDEALAG
- the selB gene encoding selenocysteine-specific translation elongation factor; protein product: MPVIMGTAGHIDHGKTTLIKALTGIDCDRLAEEKKRGITIELGFAFMDLPDGARLGIIDVPGHERFVKNMVAGAAGIDFVTLVIAADEGVMPQTREHLDICTLLGVSAGVVALTKADMVDADWLEMVTDDVRAALAGSFLADAPIFPVSSHTGAGLPELRGALAELAANFAPKRRSDLARLPIDRVFTLKGHGTVVTGTLIAGTFAVGDEVRLFPSDKRSKIRSLQSHGEPVEVSPAGRRTAVNLAGLEVEDVERGEVLARPGTLFPENAWEVELSCLASAPRGIKHRTEVHFHHGTREVLARVHLLDRDKLEPGETAVCQIRFPEPLAGVYGDRVVIRSGAPLRTMAGGRILSPLARKVKRFDADAAATFAALATAEGPELVALRLARAGTEGLGFARLMTLTNLESKALDKALSGLCDKGAAALVDREGKEGRHFVHGDVVAALTRSLADFVAAYHKREPLKLGISRSELASTWGKALAPKLFHFVVERQLRAGKLATEQDVLRLPDHKVSLASDQAKLRETLLAAYRAGGLTPPNVKDILEPLDLTFKEAQPVYKVLLDEGLLVKAQENMYFCAEAITGLIEKVRAYYAAGATDMGPAEFRQLTGLSRKFLIALLEYLDKEKVTVRVGDKRQLRGK